Proteins encoded together in one Thermodesulfovibrionales bacterium window:
- a CDS encoding nitrogenase molybdenum-iron protein alpha chain, with protein sequence MSTAIKRTQKIISEVIEIYPEKTKKDRAKHLAANDPKGECISGCQVKSNVKSRPGVMTIRGCAYAGSKGVVWGPVKDVVHISHGPVGCGQYSWWSRRNYYNGITGIDTFGTMHITSDFQEKDIVFGGDKKLEQLCREIKELFPLAKGIT encoded by the coding sequence ATGAGCACAGCAATTAAAAGAACCCAAAAAATTATAAGTGAGGTTATAGAAATCTATCCGGAAAAAACAAAAAAAGACAGGGCAAAGCATCTGGCTGCAAATGATCCGAAGGGCGAGTGTATTTCAGGATGTCAGGTTAAGTCTAATGTCAAGTCCAGACCTGGTGTAATGACAATAAGAGGTTGTGCCTATGCAGGCTCAAAGGGTGTTGTGTGGGGTCCTGTCAAGGATGTTGTGCATATAAGTCATGGACCTGTAGGATGCGGTCAGTACAGCTGGTGGTCAAGAAGAAATTATTATAATGGAATTACCGGAATAGATACTTTCGGCACAATGCATATAACAAGCGATTTTCAGGAAAAGGACATAGTCTTCGGTGGGGATAAAAAACTGGAACAGTTATGTCGTGAGATAAAAGAACTCTTTCCTCTTGCAAAGGGTATCAC
- the nifH gene encoding nitrogenase iron protein has product MRQIAIYGKGGIGKSTTTQNTVAALAEAGYRCMIVGCDPKADATRLILHKKAQATVMDMAREKGSVEDLELEEVLLEGFKGIKCAESGGPEPGVGCAGRGVITAINFLEENGAYTDDLDFVFYDVLGDVVCGGFAMPIREGKAREIYIVTSGEMMAMYAANNIARGILKYAQSGGVRLGGLICNSRKVDREYELISELARRLNTQMIHFIPRDNQVQRAELRRMTVIEYSPEHPQADEYRALARKIAENTNLVIPTPLTVDELEQLLMEFGILEDEKVA; this is encoded by the coding sequence ATGAGACAGATAGCAATTTATGGAAAGGGTGGAATTGGAAAATCAACAACAACACAGAACACTGTGGCAGCCCTTGCTGAAGCTGGCTACAGGTGCATGATAGTGGGTTGTGATCCGAAAGCTGATGCAACCAGACTGATTCTGCACAAAAAGGCTCAGGCAACCGTCATGGACATGGCCAGAGAAAAAGGCAGTGTAGAGGATCTGGAACTTGAAGAAGTACTGCTTGAAGGTTTTAAGGGAATCAAGTGTGCAGAATCTGGTGGCCCTGAGCCCGGTGTTGGCTGTGCCGGAAGAGGAGTTATAACTGCTATAAATTTTCTTGAGGAAAACGGTGCCTACACTGATGATCTTGATTTTGTCTTTTATGACGTTCTCGGAGATGTTGTATGCGGTGGATTTGCCATGCCGATCAGGGAAGGAAAGGCAAGGGAGATTTATATTGTTACATCTGGTGAGATGATGGCGATGTACGCTGCTAATAATATAGCAAGGGGAATTCTTAAATATGCCCAGAGTGGAGGTGTTAGACTTGGTGGTCTTATCTGTAACAGCAGGAAGGTCGACAGAGAATATGAATTGATCTCAGAACTGGCAAGAAGACTCAATACACAGATGATACATTTTATTCCAAGAGACAACCAGGTACAGAGAGCGGAATTAAGAAGAATGACAGTCATAGAATATTCACCAGAGCATCCACAGGCTGATGAATACAGAGCGCTTGCGAGGAAAATAGCTGAAAATACGAATCTTGTAATACCAACACCGCTAACAGTGGATGAGCTCGAACAGTTACTCATGGAATTTGGGATACTTGAAGATGAAAAAGTTGCTTAA
- a CDS encoding sigma 54-interacting transcriptional regulator, whose product MSLLERKNRELTALFEVSKVLSSSFDLEENLYQALKILSDHLELKRGTITLFDPLTSELKIAVAYGLTKEQIARGKYRLGEGIVGRVVEAGAPMIVPDISKEPMFLNRTKARLKKENISFICVPVKIKNEVLGVLSADRIFDERISFEEDLRVLNIVATLIGQAIMLHKKFEEEKRKREELSMELKGHFRFSNIISVSDKMEDIIKTCLKIARTKAAVLLRGESGTGKELFAKAIHYESDRAKGPFVAINCAAIPENLLEAELFGYERGAFTGASSSKPGKFELADGGTIFLDEIGDLSFSLQAKLLRVLQEHSFERLGGTKTLKIDVRVIAATNRNLEEMVRNGDFREDLYWRLNVVPLFLPPLRERKEDIPVLIEYFLKRFNKEYSKNVSLTSRCLERLVNYRWPGNVRELENTIERLVLLTDKDTISEEDLPLFIKEDISLAVNKSGCLKVEIEEIEKKRIEEALIKTNYNQSEAARLLGITQRQIGYKIKKYGIKFTPGS is encoded by the coding sequence ATGTCCTTACTTGAAAGAAAGAATAGAGAGCTGACCGCTTTGTTTGAGGTAAGCAAGGTCCTGAGCTCATCTTTTGACCTGGAAGAAAATCTCTATCAGGCACTCAAGATACTTTCAGACCACCTGGAGCTAAAAAGGGGTACGATAACACTTTTTGATCCTCTAACATCTGAATTGAAAATAGCTGTTGCCTATGGCCTTACCAAAGAACAGATAGCAAGAGGAAAATACAGACTTGGAGAGGGAATTGTAGGCAGGGTAGTGGAGGCTGGTGCTCCTATGATTGTGCCAGATATAAGCAAGGAACCCATGTTCTTAAACCGGACTAAGGCAAGATTAAAAAAAGAGAATATCTCCTTCATTTGTGTGCCCGTAAAGATTAAAAATGAGGTTCTTGGAGTTCTTTCTGCCGACAGGATCTTTGATGAAAGGATTTCCTTTGAGGAGGACCTCAGGGTCTTAAACATAGTTGCAACCCTGATAGGACAGGCCATCATGTTGCACAAGAAATTTGAGGAAGAGAAGAGGAAAAGAGAAGAGCTAAGCATGGAACTCAAAGGTCATTTCAGATTTTCAAACATAATAAGCGTCTCTGATAAAATGGAAGATATTATAAAAACATGTCTTAAGATTGCAAGAACAAAAGCAGCTGTACTTTTAAGAGGTGAGAGCGGTACAGGTAAGGAACTCTTTGCCAAGGCTATTCATTATGAAAGTGACAGAGCAAAAGGCCCCTTTGTTGCCATTAACTGTGCTGCCATTCCTGAGAATCTCCTTGAAGCAGAACTATTCGGATATGAAAGGGGTGCCTTTACAGGAGCAAGCAGTTCTAAACCTGGTAAATTTGAACTTGCTGACGGTGGAACAATCTTTCTTGATGAGATAGGGGATCTGAGTTTCTCTCTTCAGGCAAAGTTGCTTAGAGTTCTTCAGGAACATTCCTTTGAGAGACTGGGCGGAACAAAGACATTAAAGATAGATGTAAGAGTTATAGCCGCTACCAACAGAAATCTTGAAGAAATGGTAAGGAACGGTGACTTCAGGGAGGACCTTTACTGGAGACTTAATGTGGTGCCTCTATTTCTACCCCCGCTCCGAGAGAGAAAGGAAGACATTCCTGTCCTTATAGAATATTTCCTCAAGAGATTTAATAAAGAATACAGTAAAAATGTATCTCTCACGTCCAGATGTCTTGAGAGATTGGTTAATTATCGCTGGCCTGGCAATGTGAGAGAATTAGAGAATACCATTGAGAGGCTTGTACTTCTCACAGATAAAGACACCATTTCAGAAGAAGACCTTCCCCTTTTCATAAAGGAGGACATTTCACTTGCCGTGAATAAATCAGGTTGCCTAAAAGTTGAGATTGAGGAGATTGAAAAAAAGAGGATTGAAGAAGCCCTTATCAAGACAAATTATAATCAGTCTGAGGCTGCTAGACTCCTAGGCATAACCCAGAGACAGATAGGCTATAAGATAAAAAAATACGGAATAAAATTTACCCCGGGGAGCTGA
- a CDS encoding glutamine synthetase family protein, which translates to MEKPRDKKDVMELIKQHDVRFIRCWFPDIHGQLKSFAIHIDELEMAFEEGMGFDGSSIKGFARIDESDMIAKPDPTTFAILPWRPKEKAVARMFCDILEPDGTPYKGDPRYVLKKSLEKMKQMGFTNFYLGPELEYFYFKSEKCPDILDEGGYFDYPMDAAEDLRRETILALESMGIRVEYSHHEVAPSQHEIDLRYADALEMADMVMTYRVTVKEIARKYGVYATFMPKPLFGENGSGMHTHQSLFKGDKNAFFDPKDKYHLSDVAKSYTAGILKHIKEITLVLNQWVNSYKRLVPGYEAPVYICWARRNRSALIRVPMYKPGKEKATRIELRSPDPACNPYLAFSCMLHAGLKGIEKGYKLPEPTEVDVYHLSAEERQKMGIEELPGSLIEAIEIAEKSELLKEALGEHIFNELIASKKIEWDEYRIRIHPYEIDRYLPIL; encoded by the coding sequence ATGGAAAAACCAAGAGACAAAAAAGATGTAATGGAGCTGATCAAGCAGCATGATGTCAGATTTATAAGATGCTGGTTCCCTGATATCCACGGTCAGCTCAAAAGTTTTGCAATTCACATTGATGAGCTTGAAATGGCCTTTGAGGAGGGAATGGGTTTTGATGGTTCATCAATTAAAGGATTTGCAAGGATTGATGAAAGTGACATGATCGCAAAGCCAGATCCAACCACTTTTGCAATCCTTCCATGGAGACCCAAGGAAAAGGCTGTTGCCAGAATGTTCTGCGATATACTTGAGCCAGATGGTACACCATATAAGGGTGATCCAAGATATGTTCTGAAAAAGAGCCTTGAAAAGATGAAACAGATGGGTTTCACTAATTTCTATTTAGGTCCTGAACTTGAGTATTTTTATTTCAAATCAGAAAAATGTCCTGATATCCTTGATGAAGGAGGATACTTTGACTATCCCATGGATGCTGCAGAGGACCTCAGGAGAGAGACCATCCTTGCCCTTGAATCAATGGGAATAAGGGTTGAGTATTCTCACCATGAGGTTGCACCCTCCCAGCATGAGATAGACCTAAGATATGCAGATGCCCTTGAGATGGCAGACATGGTCATGACGTACAGGGTAACTGTAAAAGAGATTGCCCGTAAATACGGTGTATATGCTACCTTTATGCCCAAACCTCTTTTTGGTGAAAATGGAAGCGGAATGCATACCCATCAGTCACTCTTTAAGGGTGATAAGAATGCCTTCTTTGACCCGAAGGATAAATATCATCTCTCCGATGTGGCAAAGTCTTATACTGCAGGCATTTTAAAACACATAAAGGAAATTACCCTTGTACTTAATCAGTGGGTAAACTCCTATAAAAGGTTAGTCCCCGGTTATGAAGCACCTGTATATATTTGCTGGGCGAGAAGGAATCGCTCTGCACTTATAAGGGTTCCCATGTATAAACCTGGAAAGGAAAAGGCAACAAGAATTGAGCTTCGTTCACCCGATCCAGCCTGCAATCCCTATCTTGCCTTCTCCTGCATGCTTCATGCAGGACTTAAGGGAATAGAAAAGGGATATAAACTTCCCGAGCCTACAGAGGTCGATGTCTATCATCTTTCAGCCGAAGAAAGACAGAAGATGGGTATAGAAGAACTTCCGGGAAGCCTTATAGAGGCAATCGAGATAGCAGAGAAATCCGAACTCCTTAAAGAGGCACTAGGCGAACATATATTCAATGAACTGATTGCAAGCAAAAAGATAGAATGGGATGAATACAGAATAAGGATCCATCCCTATGAGATAGACCGTTATCTGCCCATTCTTTAA
- a CDS encoding helix-turn-helix domain-containing protein: MHRISSGIGDLDLLIDYLRIGDNVVWEIDSGTSHEIFLYNFIKETTKNKERVYYISFNKSPQSLLNELGEFIESGYFNLIDCFTSGKGKNDSTFLRFYENSDIKNVIRFEHPENIEEFTKRINATGDTVRHRARYIFDSLTGMQELWGDEKATYNFFTFMCPRLYDLGTVAYWVLEKDAHSEKFKANLRHVTQVVLELYARREYLYIKAKKLDGREDREAFKPHLYEIKGRDVLIRPIKKETATDIGVRIKEVRTRLGISQKELADKIGLSASFISQVENNQISPSLSSFLQLCDALGVDPGNFFKTEKRKPWLVIKRQNLDLKDVEEGVKIKNLLFDDVLLAFIVNIGPKSGLNRHFFYRKSPEFIYIIKGRVTVRIGDFTDELNEGDGLLLKDVFPSQWRNETDEEVELLIVIPECKG; encoded by the coding sequence ATGCACAGGATTTCCAGCGGTATAGGGGACCTTGATTTACTTATAGATTACTTGCGTATAGGAGATAATGTGGTATGGGAGATTGATTCAGGTACATCTCATGAGATTTTTCTTTATAACTTCATTAAGGAAACCACAAAAAATAAAGAGAGGGTTTATTATATAAGTTTTAATAAATCACCACAGAGCCTGTTAAACGAATTAGGTGAATTTATAGAATCCGGTTATTTTAATCTTATTGACTGTTTCACATCAGGAAAAGGGAAGAATGATAGCACCTTTTTAAGATTTTACGAAAATTCTGACATAAAGAATGTGATAAGATTTGAACATCCAGAGAATATAGAGGAATTTACAAAAAGAATAAATGCCACAGGAGATACAGTCAGACACAGAGCAAGATATATCTTTGACAGCCTTACCGGTATGCAGGAACTCTGGGGTGACGAAAAAGCTACATACAACTTTTTTACCTTTATGTGTCCGAGACTTTACGATCTTGGAACAGTTGCCTACTGGGTACTGGAAAAAGATGCACACAGTGAAAAATTTAAGGCCAATCTCAGACATGTAACACAGGTGGTCCTGGAATTATATGCGAGAAGGGAATATCTTTACATAAAGGCAAAGAAACTCGATGGCAGGGAAGATAGAGAAGCTTTTAAACCACATCTTTATGAAATTAAGGGAAGGGATGTATTAATTAGGCCTATAAAAAAAGAGACAGCAACAGATATAGGTGTCAGGATAAAGGAGGTAAGAACAAGGCTCGGGATAAGTCAGAAAGAGCTTGCAGATAAGATAGGACTCAGTGCAAGCTTTATCTCTCAGGTAGAAAATAATCAGATAAGTCCCTCATTAAGCTCTTTTCTTCAATTGTGTGATGCCCTTGGCGTTGATCCAGGCAATTTCTTTAAAACAGAGAAAAGGAAGCCGTGGCTCGTTATTAAAAGACAAAATCTTGATTTAAAGGATGTAGAAGAAGGTGTAAAAATAAAAAATCTTCTCTTTGATGATGTCCTCCTTGCTTTTATTGTAAATATAGGACCGAAATCAGGTCTGAATAGACACTTCTTTTATAGAAAATCTCCGGAATTTATTTATATCATAAAAGGGAGAGTAACTGTGAGGATTGGTGATTTTACAGATGAATTAAATGAAGGGGATGGTCTTTTACTTAAAGATGTCTTTCCATCTCAGTGGAGGAATGAAACTGATGAGGAGGTTGAACTCCTTATTGTTATACCTGAGTGTAAAGGATAG
- a CDS encoding FMN-binding glutamate synthase family protein: MNYGRPNATAATGTRNRVNDPAPYSGICSVCLDGCPGPCEIGKSSYRGREVIYPGPFGKVTAGAIKQYPVDYSHINIQGTCVGAVGIDPDPDKAIFPAVSTEVEIGNKHRIKLSLPVFTGALGSTDIARENWEGLAAGAAISGIIVVIGENVVGMDPKAEFKNGKVVKSPELERRVKWFKDWYNGYGNIFLQQNVEDTRLGSAEYAIEKLGVECIELKWGQGAKDIGGEVKLKSLERALELKRRGYIVLPDPEDPVVQEAFRQEEFKEFERHSRLGMVDYDDFIKTVKHYREAGAKFVSLKTGAYRITDLARALRFASDAGVDLVTIDGAGGGTGMSPWRMMNEWGIPTIYLQSIAYKFANQLKAKGKYVPDLAIAGGFSLEDHIFKALALGAPYFKAVCMGRALMIPAFVGKNIKKWVEEDKLPTEIKKYGDVPERIFITYEHLKSKFGKRIEELPWGAIAMYTFCDRLKLGLQQLMAGARKFAIKHIDRSDLVALTREASEVTGIPYVMEADMEEAEKILLK; this comes from the coding sequence ATGAATTATGGAAGACCTAATGCAACAGCTGCAACTGGCACAAGAAACAGAGTGAATGACCCTGCTCCTTATTCCGGTATCTGTTCAGTCTGCCTTGATGGTTGTCCTGGTCCCTGTGAGATCGGAAAATCGTCTTATAGAGGAAGGGAGGTTATTTATCCCGGACCTTTCGGAAAGGTTACAGCAGGTGCAATAAAACAGTATCCTGTCGATTATTCCCATATAAATATACAGGGAACCTGTGTGGGAGCTGTAGGGATTGACCCAGATCCTGATAAGGCTATTTTCCCTGCCGTATCAACAGAGGTTGAGATAGGAAATAAACACAGGATTAAACTTAGTCTTCCTGTCTTTACTGGCGCACTGGGTTCCACTGATATAGCAAGAGAAAACTGGGAAGGTCTTGCTGCCGGTGCTGCTATTTCAGGAATAATTGTTGTTATAGGTGAGAATGTTGTGGGAATGGATCCAAAAGCTGAATTTAAGAATGGCAAAGTAGTAAAGTCTCCTGAACTTGAAAGAAGGGTTAAATGGTTTAAGGACTGGTATAATGGTTATGGTAATATATTTTTGCAGCAGAATGTCGAAGATACAAGACTTGGTTCGGCAGAATATGCAATAGAAAAACTTGGTGTTGAATGCATTGAGCTTAAATGGGGTCAGGGTGCAAAAGATATAGGAGGTGAGGTGAAGTTAAAGTCCCTTGAAAGGGCACTTGAATTAAAGAGGAGGGGTTATATTGTATTACCTGATCCCGAAGATCCCGTGGTACAGGAAGCATTCAGACAAGAGGAGTTCAAAGAATTTGAGAGGCACTCAAGACTCGGTATGGTTGATTACGATGATTTTATAAAAACAGTAAAGCATTATCGTGAAGCCGGAGCAAAGTTTGTTTCTCTAAAAACAGGGGCTTACAGGATTACAGACCTGGCAAGGGCTTTAAGATTTGCTTCTGATGCTGGTGTAGATCTTGTAACCATTGATGGCGCAGGAGGAGGTACAGGTATGAGTCCCTGGAGAATGATGAACGAATGGGGTATTCCAACAATATACCTCCAGTCCATTGCCTATAAATTTGCAAATCAATTGAAAGCAAAGGGAAAATATGTTCCTGATCTTGCAATAGCAGGAGGTTTTTCTCTTGAGGATCACATATTCAAGGCACTTGCCCTTGGTGCTCCTTATTTTAAGGCTGTATGTATGGGAAGGGCGCTTATGATACCCGCCTTTGTCGGAAAGAATATTAAGAAATGGGTTGAAGAGGATAAACTTCCAACCGAGATAAAAAAATACGGTGATGTTCCTGAAAGGATATTTATCACCTATGAACATTTAAAGTCAAAATTTGGTAAGAGGATAGAGGAGCTACCCTGGGGAGCTATTGCCATGTATACATTCTGTGACAGACTCAAGCTTGGACTCCAGCAGCTCATGGCAGGTGCGAGAAAATTTGCCATAAAACATATTGACAGGTCAGACCTTGTTGCTCTTACCAGGGAGGCCTCGGAGGTGACAGGAATACCCTACGTTATGGAAGCTGATATGGAGGAGGCGGAGAAGATTTTGTTGAAGTAA
- a CDS encoding glutamine synthetase family protein, producing MDEKEVLERAKADRVIFINLQFTDIHGRLKEITAPLNRLEDIVKYGAWFDGSSIEGFARIHESDLYLKPDPSTYSIIPWLSSSEERTARLICDIYRPDGRPFEGDPRYILKKTLDRAKRMGLEYNLGPELEFYLFKGNGERIPLDHNGYFDLASDEIHEFSKEITACLETFGIEVEAMHHEVGPGQYEIDFRYGDALLTSDRLITLRATVRAIAQRRNLRVTFMPKPIMGLAGSGMHVHQSLFDIKANKNAFYDQEDKYRLSKTAYNFMAGQLHHIKGMMPILCPTVNSYKRLITGFEAPVYISWARINRSALIRVPQWFEEKSASARIELRCPDPACNPYLAFAVMLAAGLDGIEKNMKLPEPVEEDLYSFDEERLSQMKIDTLPSSLFEALEAMKEDRMIEEILGEHLYKRYLNIKLKEWNEFKMQVTGWELERYFDV from the coding sequence ATGGATGAAAAGGAGGTTCTTGAAAGAGCAAAGGCTGACAGGGTAATTTTTATAAATCTTCAGTTTACCGATATTCACGGTCGTTTAAAAGAGATAACTGCACCTCTTAATAGACTTGAAGATATAGTTAAGTACGGAGCATGGTTTGATGGCTCTTCTATTGAAGGATTTGCAAGGATCCACGAAAGTGATCTCTATCTCAAGCCCGATCCTTCCACCTATTCTATAATTCCCTGGTTGAGTTCTTCAGAGGAAAGAACAGCAAGACTGATATGCGATATCTACAGACCTGATGGCAGACCTTTTGAAGGTGACCCCAGATACATCCTGAAGAAGACCCTTGATAGAGCAAAAAGGATGGGATTGGAGTATAATCTAGGTCCTGAACTTGAATTCTACCTATTCAAGGGTAACGGAGAAAGGATACCACTTGACCATAATGGTTATTTTGATCTAGCAAGTGACGAGATTCATGAATTCAGCAAGGAGATTACTGCATGTCTTGAAACCTTTGGAATAGAGGTTGAGGCAATGCATCATGAGGTAGGCCCGGGCCAGTATGAGATTGATTTCAGGTATGGAGATGCCCTTCTTACTTCAGATAGACTTATCACTTTGAGGGCTACTGTAAGGGCTATAGCACAGAGAAGAAATCTTAGGGTTACTTTTATGCCAAAGCCAATTATGGGACTTGCTGGCTCCGGAATGCATGTTCACCAGAGTCTCTTTGATATTAAGGCTAACAAGAATGCCTTTTATGATCAAGAGGACAAATACAGACTGTCAAAGACAGCTTATAATTTTATGGCAGGTCAGCTTCACCATATAAAGGGCATGATGCCTATTCTATGCCCTACTGTTAATTCCTACAAAAGACTTATTACAGGTTTTGAGGCACCTGTGTACATTTCATGGGCAAGGATAAACAGATCTGCCCTGATCAGGGTTCCGCAATGGTTTGAGGAGAAGTCAGCATCGGCACGGATAGAGCTCAGATGTCCTGATCCAGCATGTAATCCCTATCTTGCCTTTGCGGTAATGCTTGCAGCAGGCCTTGATGGTATAGAAAAGAATATGAAATTGCCAGAACCAGTAGAGGAAGATCTTTACAGTTTTGATGAAGAACGCCTGAGTCAAATGAAGATTGATACACTACCATCTTCCCTTTTTGAAGCCCTTGAAGCAATGAAGGAAGACAGGATGATAGAGGAGATCCTGGGAGAACATCTTTATAAAAGATATCTTAATATTAAACTTAAGGAATGGAATGAATTCAAGATGCAGGTCACAGGTTGGGAACTTGAAAGATACTTTGATGTATGA
- a CDS encoding NrpR regulatory domain-containing protein encodes MNKVMIAILKVLDKQNSIIGSREIARQLKLHGIDLTERTVRYHLKILDEKGYTEVFGKEGRRITEKGRQELQHALVLEKTNFVITKIETLSYLTTFNIDTMEGDVILNVSFIPEDSLDAALKIMKPVFSSPYIMSTRFVLKKAGERIGDIAVPSGKVGIGTVCSITINGILLKAGIPVTSRFGGILEIDDKKPLRFLSLISYEGSSLDPHEVFIRSKMTDVMDAVKKGRGKILASYREIPIVCLEKVKEISKILMKRGMGGILVIGSPNKPVLGIPPGIDRAGIVIAGGLNPVAALEESGIETESSAMSTLYPYGELKNFSDQI; translated from the coding sequence ATGAATAAAGTAATGATAGCAATACTTAAGGTTCTTGACAAACAGAATTCAATAATAGGCTCAAGGGAAATAGCAAGACAGCTCAAACTTCATGGAATAGACCTTACAGAGAGAACAGTAAGGTATCATCTCAAGATACTTGATGAAAAGGGATATACAGAGGTTTTTGGAAAAGAAGGCAGAAGAATAACGGAAAAGGGAAGGCAGGAGCTTCAGCATGCACTTGTTCTTGAAAAGACCAATTTTGTAATTACCAAGATAGAGACCCTTTCTTACCTGACAACTTTTAATATTGATACCATGGAAGGAGATGTAATACTGAATGTATCCTTCATTCCTGAAGATTCCCTTGATGCTGCTCTGAAGATCATGAAACCTGTTTTTTCTTCTCCCTATATAATGAGTACAAGATTTGTTTTAAAAAAAGCAGGTGAAAGAATAGGAGATATTGCTGTTCCCAGTGGTAAGGTTGGAATAGGAACAGTCTGCAGTATAACAATCAATGGTATTTTACTCAAGGCAGGTATACCAGTGACCTCAAGATTTGGTGGTATTCTGGAGATTGATGATAAAAAACCTCTAAGGTTTCTATCACTGATAAGTTATGAAGGTTCATCCCTTGATCCTCATGAGGTCTTTATTAGGAGCAAGATGACAGATGTTATGGATGCAGTAAAGAAGGGAAGAGGTAAAATACTGGCAAGTTACAGGGAAATACCAATCGTCTGTCTGGAAAAGGTTAAGGAGATATCAAAGATATTAATGAAAAGGGGTATGGGTGGAATTCTTGTCATTGGCTCTCCAAATAAACCTGTCCTTGGTATCCCTCCTGGAATTGACAGGGCAGGTATAGTCATAGCAGGTGGTCTTAATCCAGTGGCAGCACTTGAAGAATCGGGTATAGAGACTGAAAGCTCAGCCATGTCAACACTCTATCCTTATGGAGAACTAAAAAATTTCAGTGACCAAATATAA